Proteins from a single region of Fusobacterium gonidiaformans ATCC 25563:
- the rpmG gene encoding 50S ribosomal protein L33 produces MRVQVLLECTETKLRHYSTTKNKKNTPERLEIKKYNPVLKRHTIYKEVKK; encoded by the coding sequence ATGAGAGTACAAGTTTTATTGGAATGTACAGAAACAAAATTAAGACATTATTCTACAACAAAGAATAAGAAAAATACTCCGGAAAGATTGGAAATTAAAAAATATAATCCAGTTTTGAAGAGACATACAATTTACAAAGAAGTAAAAAAATAA
- the rplK gene encoding 50S ribosomal protein L11: MAKEVIGLIKLQLPAGKANPAPPVGPALGQHGVNIMEFCKAFNAKTQDKAGWIIPVEISVYNDRSFTFILKTPPASDLLKKAAGIQSGAKNSKKEVVGKITSAKLRELAETKMPDLNAGSVEAAMKIIAGSARSMGIKIED; the protein is encoded by the coding sequence ATGGCAAAAGAAGTTATCGGACTTATAAAATTACAATTACCAGCAGGGAAAGCAAACCCAGCTCCACCAGTAGGACCAGCTTTGGGACAACACGGTGTAAACATTATGGAATTCTGTAAAGCATTCAATGCAAAAACACAAGATAAAGCAGGATGGATTATTCCAGTAGAAATTTCTGTTTACAATGATAGATCTTTCACATTTATTTTAAAAACTCCACCAGCATCTGACTTATTAAAAAAGGCAGCTGGAATTCAATCTGGAGCAAAAAATTCTAAAAAAGAAGTAGTTGGAAAAATTACCTCTGCAAAATTGAGAGAATTAGCAGAAACTAAAATGCCTGACTTAAATGCAGGAAGTGTAGAAGCGGCTATGAAAATTATTGCAGGATCTGCAAGATCAATGGGAATTAAAATTGAAGACTAG
- the rplA gene encoding 50S ribosomal protein L1, translating into MAKHRGKKYIEVSKLVETGKLYEVKEALELVAKTRTANFVETVEVALKLGVDPRHADQQVRGTVVLPHGTGKTVKILAITSGENVQKALDAGADYAGAEEYISQIQQGWLDFDLVIATPDMMPKIGRLGKILGTKGLMPNPKSGTVTPDVAGAVSEFKKGKLAFRVDKVGSIHVAIGKADFSADKIEENFKAFMDQIVRLKPAASKGQYLRSVAVSLTMGPGVKMDPLLVAKYVG; encoded by the coding sequence ATGGCAAAACATAGAGGAAAGAAATATATCGAAGTTTCTAAGTTGGTAGAAACTGGAAAACTTTATGAAGTAAAAGAAGCATTAGAATTAGTTGCAAAAACAAGAACAGCTAATTTCGTAGAAACAGTTGAAGTTGCATTAAAATTAGGAGTAGATCCTAGACATGCGGATCAACAAGTTAGAGGTACTGTAGTATTACCTCACGGAACAGGAAAAACTGTTAAAATCTTAGCAATTACTTCTGGAGAAAATGTACAAAAAGCATTAGATGCAGGAGCAGATTATGCAGGAGCAGAAGAATATATTAGCCAAATTCAACAAGGTTGGTTAGATTTTGATTTAGTAATCGCAACTCCTGATATGATGCCTAAAATTGGTAGATTAGGGAAAATTTTGGGAACAAAAGGTTTAATGCCTAACCCAAAATCAGGAACTGTAACTCCTGACGTTGCCGGAGCAGTATCTGAATTTAAAAAAGGAAAATTAGCTTTCCGTGTTGACAAAGTAGGATCTATCCACGTTGCAATTGGAAAAGCAGATTTCTCAGCTGATAAAATTGAAGAAAACTTCAAAGCATTTATGGATCAAATCGTAAGATTGAAACCGGCTGCTTCTAAAGGACAATACTTAAGAAGCGTTGCAGTATCTCTAACAATGGGACCAGGAGTGAAAATGGATCCATTATTAGTAGCTAAATATGTTGGATAA
- the nusG gene encoding transcription termination/antitermination protein NusG, whose product MTKTEVKRWFMIHTYSGYEKKVKTDLEQKIETLGMTEIVSKILVPEEKSTEIVRGKEKVVFRKIFPGYVMLEMTAVREESDEGINYKVDSDAWYVVRNTNGVTGFVGVGSDPIPMEEHEVENIFRVIGYKEEVREQQLYKADFEVGDYVKVLDGGFVNKEGRVAEMDYEQGKVKIMIDIFGRMTPVEVSFSSVEKM is encoded by the coding sequence ATGACAAAGACAGAAGTAAAAAGATGGTTTATGATACATACTTATTCAGGGTATGAAAAAAAAGTAAAAACTGATTTAGAACAAAAGATAGAAACTTTAGGAATGACAGAAATCGTAAGTAAAATTTTAGTTCCTGAGGAAAAAAGTACAGAAATTGTTCGAGGGAAAGAAAAAGTAGTTTTTAGAAAAATATTTCCTGGATACGTAATGCTAGAAATGACGGCAGTACGTGAAGAAAGCGATGAAGGAATTAACTATAAAGTAGATTCAGATGCTTGGTATGTAGTCCGAAATACCAACGGAGTAACAGGATTTGTTGGAGTAGGGTCTGATCCAATTCCTATGGAAGAGCATGAAGTAGAAAATATCTTCCGTGTGATAGGATACAAAGAAGAAGTGCGAGAACAACAGCTTTATAAGGCAGATTTTGAAGTTGGAGACTATGTAAAAGTCTTAGATGGAGGTTTTGTCAATAAAGAAGGAAGAGTCGCAGAAATGGACTATGAACAGGGAAAAGTAAAAATTATGATTGATATATTTGGAAGAATGACACCAGTAGAAGTTTCTTTCTCAAGTGTCGAAAAGATGTAG
- the rplJ gene encoding 50S ribosomal protein L10 translates to MATQVKKEIVAELVEKIKKAQSVVFVDYQGIKVNEETALRRKMRESGAEYLVAKNRLFKIALKESGVEDNFDEILEGTTAFAFGYEDPAVPAKVVFDLAKDKAKAKQDIFKIKGGYLTGKRVSIDEVEALAKLPSREQLLSMVLNSMLGPVRKLAYATVAIADKKEAAGE, encoded by the coding sequence ATGGCAACTCAAGTAAAAAAAGAAATCGTAGCAGAATTAGTTGAAAAAATTAAGAAAGCTCAATCAGTTGTTTTTGTTGATTATCAAGGAATCAAAGTAAACGAAGAAACTGCTTTAAGAAGAAAAATGAGAGAATCAGGAGCGGAATATCTAGTAGCAAAGAATAGACTATTCAAAATCGCTTTGAAAGAATCAGGAGTAGAAGATAACTTTGATGAAATTTTAGAAGGAACAACAGCATTCGCATTTGGATATGAAGATCCAGCTGTTCCTGCAAAAGTTGTTTTCGACTTAGCAAAAGATAAAGCAAAAGCAAAACAAGATATCTTCAAAATTAAAGGTGGATATTTGACTGGAAAAAGAGTAAGCATTGATGAAGTAGAAGCATTAGCAAAACTTCCATCAAGAGAACAATTACTATCTATGGTGTTAAACTCTATGTTAGGACCAGTAAGAAAATTGGCTTACGCAACTGTGGCTATTGCAGATAAAAAAGAAGCTGCAGGAGAATAA
- the secE gene encoding preprotein translocase subunit SecE gives MSLFQDVRKEYSKVQWPKKKDIISSTVWVVVMAVILSIYLGVFDLIATRLLKNLVSLFGG, from the coding sequence ATGAGTTTATTTCAAGATGTTAGAAAAGAATACTCAAAGGTGCAATGGCCTAAGAAAAAAGATATTATAAGTTCAACTGTCTGGGTTGTTGTTATGGCTGTAATATTGAGTATATATTTAGGAGTTTTTGATTTAATTGCTACAAGACTATTGAAAAATTTGGTTTCTCTGTTTGGAGGATAG